One Myxococcales bacterium genomic window, CAATACAACAGCCGCAGCTCCACCGCCACGCACGCTTTCGCGCATCTTGTCTTTAGCGACATCGGCGCCCTCAATTCTAGCTTTCAACTTCTTGAAGTCATACTCAAAATGAAGTCTAGGCACAATCGCGGCAGCAGTAGTCACAAACAAGATAACAACGACAATGATAGTCGCTCTCGGATGACGCCAACCAACATTGAATACGCTTATAACAGGTTCAGCAACAGTAAGGGGAGGAGAAAAACCAAGCCTATCTGCAAGTATTAATAAACAGGGGAATATTGTTAGAAAGCTTGCAACAGAAAGAATAAGTCCAGTACCAGCAATAAAACCAAATTCTGAAAATCCCTTAAATGTATTTATCATCAATAAATAAAACGCAGGGGCGGTCGTAAGGCCGGCCGTGACACAAGACCGGCCTGTGGTCGATATTGTTCTGGCAATAGCAGGAGGAAGATCAAGCCCTTTATGTCTCTCCTCCCAGTAGCGGGCGAGCATATGTATGCCGAAATCGACCCCCATTCCGAATAGTATGGAAAAAAGAAAGGCGGTAACAACATTTAGTTTGCCAACGACTTTCGCCGCTATTGCAAAATTCCACAAAAGGGCAAATCCAAACGGCACGAATATAAATACCAGCGCCTGAAACCTACGAAATCGCCATATCAAAAAAAAGCTTATTCCTAGCAATGCTACAATACCGGCAATACGCAGATCTTGTGTAAGAATATTGTACTCGTTAATACGCGTAACAAATCCACCTGCATAGTAAACACTGGCAACTCCGTTTTTTACTATCTCCATTACATTTACCCTTGTCTTCACATCATCTAGCATATCTTGCATGTAGGCAAATGTAGGATAAGGGTCACTGGCATACAAGAGAACTGAATATACAGTACCCTTTTCATTTACATAATATCTAGTGGGAAAACTTGAAGTCTCGCTCGCATACTTGTCACGAAAGCTACTAAAATCAAAAGTCTCTTTATCATTTGCATCGTCATCGAAATCTATATACAGCCCACCGAGTTTCCTTTTTTGAATTTCTCTATCGATGCGATTATCTAGGTCCTCAATTTTTTCTAAAGAAAGAAACATCATCCCGTTCTTTTCGAAAAAATCATAACCTTCCCTTTCAAAGTCCACGTCAGTAACATAAGGACTCTGTGATATATAATCAGCAATACCTGAAAGATATTCAGCTCCAACCTTAGGTTCATTAAATTCAAACACTACACTGACAGCCCATACATGCTGATCTACTTTTTTCTCCACTTTCTCAGCAGCTAAAACTGACGGATAATCTTCAGGGAGTAAAGCTTTGAGATCTGTGTCTATATTTCGAAATAAGTGGATCGTTGGAACCGCTGACCATACTGACAAAAAAACTACTAGCAAAAGAAAAACATGATATATTTTTTTTAAAAACGCGACATACAAACCAACGACGGATTCAAAGGATTTAAACATTATCTACCTCGAAGAAACTACGTTCAAAAATAA contains:
- a CDS encoding MMPL family transporter yields the protein MFKSFESVVGLYVAFLKKIYHVFLLLVVFLSVWSAVPTIHLFRNIDTDLKALLPEDYPSVLAAEKVEKKVDQHVWAVSVVFEFNEPKVGAEYLSGIADYISQSPYVTDVDFEREGYDFFEKNGMMFLSLEKIEDLDNRIDREIQKRKLGGLYIDFDDDANDKETFDFSSFRDKYASETSSFPTRYYVNEKGTVYSVLLYASDPYPTFAYMQDMLDDVKTRVNVMEIVKNGVASVYYAGGFVTRINEYNILTQDLRIAGIVALLGISFFLIWRFRRFQALVFIFVPFGFALLWNFAIAAKVVGKLNVVTAFLFSILFGMGVDFGIHMLARYWEERHKGLDLPPAIARTISTTGRSCVTAGLTTAPAFYLLMINTFKGFSEFGFIAGTGLILSVASFLTIFPCLLILADRLGFSPPLTVAEPVISVFNVGWRHPRATIIVVVILFVTTAAAIVPRLHFEYDFKKLKARIEGADVAKDKMRESVRGGGAAAVVLVDEENDIFEIRRQVEKIAASEGSIADKFYSFDRFVPDKQEEKKKVLARIDKRFDGEALKLLKDDEKEKIDDFRSMLKPDEVTAESLPPSVRKSFFGKEDVPGQLVIISPRKGVELDDGRNAMKFADEVREIRVGDRVYHATSANLIFADVLDTMLRDSKRAIPLVLLAVVVVLWIDFRSWKRVAIVSFPLAVGVMMMFGIMCIFGLKLNFYNMIVLPTLLGLGVDYGVYFYHRYLEDGPGSVPEAMRHTGSAIFITATTTMLGFAGLILANHMGLSSLGTLAVIGIATCLFAAVISFPALLRLMENIKSK